A part of Capsicum annuum cultivar UCD-10X-F1 chromosome 6, UCD10Xv1.1, whole genome shotgun sequence genomic DNA contains:
- the LOC107874933 gene encoding S-adenosylmethionine decarboxylase proenzyme 4, whose protein sequence is MAASGFEGFEKRLELHFSGDDPVIETGGLRQLDFNSLEEVLHAVHCTLVAAVGNQFFDSYVLSESSLFVYPTKIIIKTCGTTQLLKSIRPFIHFAGQMGLIITECRYTRGNYIFPKAQPYPHTSYKEEVIYLQDQLPNHLCYRKASVMPSKFTSHSWHVFSACDKFYPIPILNDLYTLEICMTDLDQVLARKFFKNSDTTGKQMTEVTGIGEINPNAMICEFAFDPCGYSMNGIDGDRYSTIHVTPEDGFSYASYECMGSVYDDIDRILQKVVQVFRPGTMSVSITCTSSSSGIWNRVVKAVEPLGMKRRSCTIDEFPAAGIVAFQTFTSMGNR, encoded by the coding sequence ATGGCTGCTTCTGGATTTGAAGGATTTGAAAAGAGACTTGAGCTACACTTCTCCGGTGACGATCCAGTGATCGAAACGGGAGGTCTCCGACAACTAGATTTTAATTCCTTAGAGGAAGTATTACATGCTGTGCATTGCACCTTAGTGGCAGCTGTTGGCAACCAATTTTTCGATTCTTACGTATTATCAGAATCAAGTCTCTTTGTATACCCAACCAAAATAATCATCAAAACATGTGGAACCACCCAGCTGTTGAAATCTATTCGTCCGTTTATCCACTTTGCAGGTCAAATGGGACTTATTATAACAGAATGTAGGTACACAAGAGGAAATTATATTTTCCCGAAAGCTCAACCTTATCCTCATACAAGTTACAAAGAAGAGGTTATTTACTTGCAGGACCAATTGCCTAACCATCTTTGTTACAGAAAAGCATCTGTTATGCCTTCAAAATTCACTTCCCATTCATGGCATGTTTTTTCTGCTTGTGATAAGTTTTACCCTATTCCAATTCTTAATGATCTGTACACTCTGGAAATTTGTATGACGGATCTTGATCAGGTACTAGCCcgaaagttttttaaaaattcgGATACTACTGGAAAACAGATGACGGAAGTGACTGGAATTGGAGAAATCAATCCTAATGCCATGATATGTGAATTTGCATTTGATCCTTGTGGATACTCCATGAATGGGATTGATGGAGATCGTTACTCTACGATTCATGTAACGCCTGAGGATGGTTTTAGTTACGCTAGTTATGAGTGCATGGGATCAGTTTATGATGACATTGATCGGATTTTGCAGAAGGTGGTTCAGGTTTTCCGACCAGGGACGATGTCGGTGTCGATCACGTGTACGAGCAGCAGCAGTGGGATATGGAACAGAGTTGTTAAAGCCGTCGAGCCATTAGGGATGAAAAGGCGGAGTTGCACGATTGATGAATTCCCAGCTGCTGGAATTGTGGCGTTTCAAACTTTTACGTCGATGGGAAATAGGTGA